The following are encoded together in the Apis mellifera strain DH4 linkage group LG4, Amel_HAv3.1, whole genome shotgun sequence genome:
- the GstS4 gene encoding glutathione S-transferase S4 isoform X1, producing MTMASYKLVYFNVMGLGEPIRFLLSYGGVEFEDVRITHSSEDWSNMKPTTPFGQLPTLEINGKVYSQTLPICRYLAKQFNLLGKTDLDTLQIDAIASALYDFRWLTISSYYRESDPVLKAKKKVDVMTRVIPFYLNKLEELAKNNGGYLHGDKLSYADLFFVGISDSLNTAYESDITNDKPYLKSLKQKVLAIPNIKAWVEKRPKLEF from the exons ATGACAATGGCGAGTTACAAATTAGTGTACTTCAATGTAATGGGACTAGGAGAACCCATCAGGTTTCTTCTTAGTTATGGAGGCGTTGAATTCGAGGATGTTCGCATAACTCATTCTTCGGAAGATTGGAGCAACATGAAGCCAA CGACCCCGTTCGGTCAGCTGCCCACGTTGGAAATCAACGGCAAAGTTTACTCGCAAACATTACCTATTTGCCGTTACCTGGCCAAACAGTTTAATCTGCTTGGCAAAACTGATTTGGATACGTTGCAGATCGACGCGATCGCGAGCGCTCTTTACGATTTCAGATGGc tGACAATATCGTCTTATTATAGAGAATCCGATCCTGTTTTAAAAGCGAAGAAGAAAGTCGATGTAATGACAAGGGTAATACCGTTTTACTTGAATAAATTAGAGGAATTGGCAAAGAACAATGGAGGCTATTTGCATGGTGATAAG ttgaGTTATGCTGATCTGTTTTTCGTCGGCATCTCAGATTCGTTGAATACGGCTTATGAATCGGATATCACGAACGACAAGCCCTATCTAAAATCTCTGAAGCAGAAAGTATTGGCGATTCCAAATATCAAAGCTTGGGTGGAAAAAAGAccgaaattggaattttaa
- the GstS4 gene encoding glutathione S-transferase S4 (The RefSeq protein has 1 substitution compared to this genomic sequence) codes for MASYKLVYFNVMGLGEPIRFLLSYGGVEFEDVRITHSSEDWSNMKPTTPFGQLPTLEINGKVYSQTLPICRYLAKQFNLLGKTDLDTLQIDAIASALYDFRWLTISSYYRESDPVLKAKKKVDVMTRVIPFYLNKLEELAKNNGGYLHGDKLSYADLFFVGISDSLNTAYESDITNDKPYLKSLKQKILAIPNIKAWVEKRPKLEF; via the exons ATGGCGAGTTACAAATTAGTGTACTTCAATGTAATGGGACTAGGAGAACCCATCAGGTTTCTTCTTAGTTATGGAGGCGTTGAATTCGAGGATGTTCGCATAACTCATTCTTCGGAAGATTGGAGCAACATGAAGCCAA CGACCCCGTTCGGTCAGCTGCCCACGTTGGAAATCAACGGCAAAGTTTACTCGCAAACATTACCTATTTGCCGTTACCTGGCCAAACAGTTTAATCTGCTTGGCAAAACTGATTTGGATACGTTGCAGATCGACGCGATCGCGAGCGCTCTTTACGATTTCAGATGGc tGACAATATCGTCTTATTATAGAGAATCCGATCCTGTTTTAAAAGCGAAGAAGAAAGTCGATGTAATGACAAGGGTAATACCGTTTTACTTGAATAAATTAGAGGAATTGGCAAAGAACAATGGAGGCTATTTGCATGGTGATAAG ttgaGTTATGCTGATCTGTTTTTCGTCGGCATCTCAGATTCGTTGAATACGGCTTATGAATCGGATATCACGAACGACAAGCCCTATCTAAAATCTCTGAAGCAGAAAGTATTGGCGATTCCAAATATCAAAGCTTGGGTGGAAAAAAGAccgaaattggaattttaa
- the LOC552078 gene encoding glutamyl aminopeptidase-like: MTGWPFILITIVLMKTKDPHAINAEVPPNNLSPHYNESIEIEKRLPEDVVPKKYVITISPDFDKNEFHGNVRIDLELLNNRSYIILHSKDLTVSSIKLYIEKPETEIQIQSIVKMMKREMLMIKTHRNISQGQYILKMDFTGNLTQKMTGFYLSTYFDKSIRKLAVSQFEPLFARTAFPCFDEPNFKAIFVINIIFTKMFLYHAQSNMPLKKIEAIKDEEDKAIAHFDPTPPMSTYLVGFLVSDFDCVGTDMELLNGNEIPITICVRPMFKHKISFALNITVRTMKYFLDTFQIDYPLPKLDLVAIPDFTAGAMENWGLITFRETELLHSENSSCVNTRSVSLTIAHELAHMWFGNLVTMKWWDDLWLNEGFATYMEHLAINSLFPDWNLMDSFPLYTKYVSMKHDVKLRARPIVKRIEDPEEIEELFDPVTYQKAASVIRMLEDAIGNASLFSTVGKYLKTYQFRNADSREFFDILANNTHSVIDIVDFVSRWMRFPGFPVVNVRRNKADFQLLRRRFVTSRRYNESIDTGWTIPIKYVTSRQKDKIKLDWFLANYSCVELSLGRSVDWIKMNHNSIGYYIVNYTEDAWDTFSKLLSENHLALNAIDRADLLHDAFLLAETDLNYYVVMNLTSYLVKENAYQPWVVTVEWFNQMNRLLAGTHLLKRFQSYAKNLIDNIYRKIKWNFHLEDSFQEREFRVLILNAACSVGHEDCIEKAGKWLKNFLQNVKHEPLPVDIRSIVYSYGLFTRDVGSIYTNMSQLLKMEQDVQEKERMMIGLTGVLDKDILKRYLTQALDETFIRKQDFATLLMKIALNPVGLDVAWNFVKENWVKLREKYKTNDYVLGKLTCGILSLFKDRQKLEEARRFFMKKGDLKITISMKRNTIEDIENNIDWMDINMQVIEQWLISRGFN; the protein is encoded by the exons ATGACCGGCTGGccatttatcttaattacaaTAGTCTTAATGAAGACGAAAGATCCTCATGCGATCAACGCCGAGGTTCCTCCCAATAATTTAAGTCCACATTACAATGAGTCTATAGAAATCGAGAAACGTCTCCCAGAAGATGTAGTTCCCAAGAAATATGTGATTACGATTTCGcctgattttgataaaaatgaatttcacgGTAACGTTCGTATAGATctcgaattattaaat aatCGAAGTTACATCATTTTACACTCGAAAGATTTGACCGTATCGTCGATCAAATTGTACATAGAAAAACCGGAGACAGAAATTCAAATACAATCTATCGTTAAGATGATGAAACGCGAGATGTTGATGATCAAGACTCATAGAAATATCTCCCAGGGACaatacattttgaaaatgGATTTCACCGGTAATCTGACCCAAAAAATGACCGGATTTTACTTAAGCACTTACTTTGATAAATCGATTAG AAAATTAGCGGTGTCGCAATTCGAGCCACTATTCGCCAGAACTGCGTTCCCTTGTTTCGACGAGCCAAATTTCAAAGCCattttcgttattaatatcattttcacgAAAATGTTTTTGTATCATGCACAATCGAACATGCCTCTTAAG AAAATAGAGGCAATAAAAGACGAGGAAGACAAAGCAATCGCACATTTCGATCCCACGCCACCAATGTCCACTTATCTCGTTGGCTTTCTCGTGAGTGACTTCGATTGCGTAGGAACCGATATGGAACTCttaaatggaaatgaaatacCAATAACTATTTGCGTGAGGCCTATGTTCAAGCACAAAATATCATTCGCCTTGAACATCACAGTTAGAACGATGAAGTACTTCCTAGACACGTTTCAGATCGATTATCCCCTACCAAAGCTTG ATCTCGTCGCCATACCTGATTTCACGGCCGGCGCGATGGAGAATTGGGGTTTGATCACGTTCCGTGAAACGGAGCTGCTTCACAGCGAAAACAGCTCTTGCGTCAATACAAGAAGCGTAAGCTTGACGATCGCTCACGAATTGGCCCATATGTGGTTCGGCAATCTGGTCACCATGAAATGGTGGGACGATCTATGGTTGAACGAAGGATTCGCCACTTACATGGAGCATCTGGCCATTAATTCATTGTTCCCCGATTGGAATCTG ATGGATTCCTTCCCGTTGTACACTAAATACGTCTCTATGAAACACGATGTGAAACTGCGTGCTCGGCCTATCGTGAAACGGATCGAGGATCCAGAGGAGATAGAAGAGCTATTCGATCCTGTGACCTATCAAAAG GCTGCATCGGTGATTAGGATGCTCGAGGACGCTATTGGCAATGCCAGCTTGTTTTCCACTGTCGGAAAGTATCTGAAAACCTATCAGTTTCGTAATGCTGATTCTCGAGAATTCTTCGATATCCTGGCGAACAATACGCACTCCGTCATCGATATCGTAGATTTCGTCTCTCGATGGATGAGATTCCCCGGATTTCCGGTGGTCAACGTCCGCCGAAACAAAGCGGATTTTCAACTGCTTCGACGACGCTTCGTGACGAGCAGACGATACAATGAATCGATCGA TACAGGCTGGACCATTCCCATTAAATACGTGACGAGCAgacaaaaagataaaatcaagTTGGATTGGTTTCTCGCTAATTACTCTTGCG TGGAATTATCTTTGGGAAGATCGGTGGATTGGATCAAAATGAATCACAATTCTATCGGTTATTACATCGTGAATTACACGGAAGATGCTTGGGATACGTTCAGCAAATTGCTATCAGAGAATCATTTA GCTTTGAACGCCATAGACAGGGCGGATCTGTTGCACGATGCTTTTCTTTTAGCGGAAACTGATTTGAATTACTATGTAGTCATGAACCTAACTTCTTATCTGGTGAAGGAAAACGCTTATCAACCGTGGGTCGTTACTGTGGAATGGTTCAACCAGATGAACAGATTGCTTGCAGGAACACACTTGCTTAAACGTTTCCAA TCATACGCGAAGAATCTAATCGACAATATTTATCGCAAAATCAAGTGGAATTTTCATTTAGAGGATTCGTTTCAAGAAAG AGAATTTCGTGTATTGATATTGAACGCAGCTTGCAGCGTGGGCCACGAGGATTGCATCGAGAAAGCTGGAAAATGGTTAAAGAATTTTCTGCAGAACGTGAAGCACGAACCATTGCCAGTCGATATTCGGTCTATCGTGTATTCGTACG GTCTGTTTACGCGCGACGTTGGATCGATATACACGAATATGTCGCAACTATTGAAAATGGAGCAAGACGTACAGGAAAAGGAACGTATGATGATCGGATTGACTGGAGTTCTGGACAAGGATATTCTTAAACG ATATCTCACGCAAGCATTGGACGAGACATTCATTCGTAAGCAAGATTTTGCCACGTTGCTGATGAAGATTGCCTTGAATCCCGTGGGGTTGGACGTCGCCTGGAATTTCGTAAA GGAAAACTGGGTAAAGCTACGCGAAAAATACAAGACGAACGACTACGTTTTAGGAAAACTTACCTGTGGAATCTTATCCTTGTTCAAAGATCGTCAAAAGTTAGAGGAG GCAAGAAGATTCTTTATGAAAAAaggtgatttaaaaataaccatAAGCATGAAGAGAAACACTATCGAAGATATAGAAAACAATATCGATTGGATGGATATCAATATGCAAGTGATCGAGCAATGGCTGATCTCTCGtggattcaattaa
- the LOC100577614 gene encoding uncharacterized protein LOC100577614 isoform X2: protein MNRTVHYALVAFWEKSGCKIVADYPAKQDPAYREIALSTVDGLKSVENDKISFDRGKYTVHVLIGELHYACLTLKPDCPSSAAKLESCSQVFLERLRSIYKELPILADLTRDLTSLTVIDLSKPLKKIDEYNQHNTDVIPRLEGELAEIREILMDGVQKLIDRGERLDELVRKTQSLQIMSKDFHVLARTNKKRKNAIMAVMTVTFMFFSTTLFVFLLYVGIL from the exons ATGAATAGAACGGTGCATTACGCGTTGGTGGCGTTCTGGGAGAAGTCGGGGTGCAAGATCGTGGCCGATTACCCGGCGAAGCAGGATCCAGCTTACAGGGAGATCGCTTTGAGCACGGTCGATGGACTAAAGTCGGTGGAGAACGACAAGATCAGCTTCGATCGGGGCAA GTACACAGTGCACGTGCTTATCGGTGAACTTCACTACGCCTGCCTGACCCTGAAACCGGATTGCCCTTCGTCGGCAGCCAAGCTGGAGTCCTGTTCCCAGGTATTTCTGGAGAGGTTGAGAAGCATTTACAAGGAACTTCCTATCCTGGCCGATCTGACCAGAGATCTGACCAGTTTAACTGTCATCGATCTCTCGAAACCTTTGAAAAAGATA GATGAATACAATCAACATAACACCGACGTGATCCCAAGATTGGAAGGAGAATTGGCGGAAATTCGCGAAATATTGATGGACGGGGTTCAGAAATTGATCGACAGAGGCGAGAGGCTCGACGAACTCGTTCGAAAGACTCAGAGCTTGCAAATTATG TCAAAGGATTTTCACGTATTGGCAAGAACGaacaagaagaggaagaacgcCATTATGGCGGTGATGACGGTGACGTTTATGTTTTTCTCTACGACCCTCTTCGTGTTTCTACTCTACGTAGGGATTCTCTGA
- the LOC100577614 gene encoding uncharacterized protein LOC100577614 isoform X1 — MNRTVHYALVAFWEKSGCKIVADYPAKQDPAYREIALSTVDGLKSVENDKISFDRGKYTVHVLIGELHYACLTLKPDCPSSAAKLESCSQVFLERLRSIYKELPILADLTRDLTSLTVIDLSKPLKKIVDEYNQHNTDVIPRLEGELAEIREILMDGVQKLIDRGERLDELVRKTQSLQIMSKDFHVLARTNKKRKNAIMAVMTVTFMFFSTTLFVFLLYVGIL, encoded by the exons ATGAATAGAACGGTGCATTACGCGTTGGTGGCGTTCTGGGAGAAGTCGGGGTGCAAGATCGTGGCCGATTACCCGGCGAAGCAGGATCCAGCTTACAGGGAGATCGCTTTGAGCACGGTCGATGGACTAAAGTCGGTGGAGAACGACAAGATCAGCTTCGATCGGGGCAA GTACACAGTGCACGTGCTTATCGGTGAACTTCACTACGCCTGCCTGACCCTGAAACCGGATTGCCCTTCGTCGGCAGCCAAGCTGGAGTCCTGTTCCCAGGTATTTCTGGAGAGGTTGAGAAGCATTTACAAGGAACTTCCTATCCTGGCCGATCTGACCAGAGATCTGACCAGTTTAACTGTCATCGATCTCTCGAAACCTTTGAAAAAGATAGTG GATGAATACAATCAACATAACACCGACGTGATCCCAAGATTGGAAGGAGAATTGGCGGAAATTCGCGAAATATTGATGGACGGGGTTCAGAAATTGATCGACAGAGGCGAGAGGCTCGACGAACTCGTTCGAAAGACTCAGAGCTTGCAAATTATG TCAAAGGATTTTCACGTATTGGCAAGAACGaacaagaagaggaagaacgcCATTATGGCGGTGATGACGGTGACGTTTATGTTTTTCTCTACGACCCTCTTCGTGTTTCTACTCTACGTAGGGATTCTCTGA
- the LOC107964258 gene encoding uncharacterized protein LOC107964258, giving the protein MIQSVHQMWQEYYDKMAIKIQAFWRGYWLRKTVLDIKKMHCWLNEVYEKNEETVNNMKRFRNKEIEYVQKIMEEESMQWILFILFKLHHLLRTTCRPGVITKIDNAKFTFIEAMLKCLQYKHYIRNKKLKPKEKKCQKCQIDEKPSLILRGTYYEKCEKEIREIQKRLEAEAMPLYRSNRLKGDIKFRSILHWPCDKFRRALR; this is encoded by the exons ATGATTCAAAGCGTTCATCAAATGTGGCAGGAATATTACGACAAGATGGCGATCAAGATTCAAGCGTTTTGGCGCGGTTATTGGCTGAGGAAAACTGTGCTCGACATTAAAAAGATGCATTGTTGGTTGAACGAAGTGTACGAAAAGAACGAGGAAACTGTGAACAACATGAAGag attcagGAACAAGGAGATCGAATACgttcaaaaaataatggaagagGAGTCTATGCAGTGGATACTTTTCATTCTGTTCAAG CTTCACCATTTGTTGAGAACCACGTGTCGGCCAGGAGTGATCACAAAAATTGACAATGCCAAGTTCACTTTTATCGAGGCGATGCTGAAATGCTTGCAGTACAAACATTATATacgcaataaaaaattaaaaccaaaGGAGAAGAAGTGTCAGAAGTGTCAAATCGATGAGAAACCATCGTTGATTCTACGCGGCACCTATTACGAGAAATGCGAGAAAGAGATTCGTGAAATCCAGAAAAGGCTGGAGGCGGAAGCGATGCCGCTGTACAGAAGTAATAGATTGAAAggagatattaaatttcgttcgatattGCATTGGCCGTGTGATAAATTTAGGCGAGCCTTACGATGA